One Streptomyces formicae genomic window, GGCATCTCCCGCGAGCACGGCCTCACCACGCCCGACCCGGCGGTCAGCGAGGTGAAGGCGGCGGCCATCCGGGCCTCGCGGCGCACCGTGTTCCTGGGCGTGCACACCAAGTTCGGGGCGAGCAGCTTCTGCCGGTTCGCGGGGGTCGGCGACCTCGACGCGATCGTCACGGGTGCCCGGCTGCCCGCCTCCGAGGCCCATCGGTACTCCCTGCTCGGGCCGCAGGTCGTCCGCGCCTGACGCCACCTCCGCCCTCCTTCCCCACTCCCGCACGCCCTCACCCATCCCATTGGTCCCTCTATGTCCAGGAGCGATTCATGCGAACCCGGAGCCGACCCAGGCCGCGCGCGCTCACCGCGGCCGCCGCAGGGGCGCTGCTCGCCCCGCTGCTCGCCGGATGCTGGACCGGCGCGGGCGGAACCGGTTCAGGCGGCGACTCCATCAACGTGCTGATGGTCAACAACCCGCAGATGGTGGAGTTGCAGAAGCTCACCGCCGCCCACTTCACCAAGGAGACGGGCATCAAGGTGAACTTCACCGTCCTGCCCGAGAACGACGTCCGCGACAAGATCAGCCAGGACTTCGCCAACCAGGCGGGGCAGTACGACGTGGCGACGCTCAGCAACTACGAGATACCCATCTACGCCAGGAACGGCTGGCTGCACGACGTCGGTTCGTACGCCCACCAGGACAAGGGCTACGACGAGAAGGACATCCTGCCGCCCATGCGCCAGTCCCTGACCGGCGACGACGGCAAGCTCTACGGACAGCCCTTCTACGGAGAGTCGTCCTTCCTGATGTACCGCAAGGACGTCTTCGAGAAGGCGGGCCTGACCATGCCGGCGAAGCCCACCTGGCGGCAGGTGGCGAAGCTCGCGGCCCAAGTGGACGGCGAGCGGCCGGGAATGAAGGGCATCTGTCTGCGCGGACTGCCCGGCTGGGGCGAGGTGATGGCCCCGCTGACGACCGTGGTGAACACCTTCGGAGGCACCTGGTTCGACAAGAGCTGGAAGGCCCGGCTCGACTCCCCCGAGTTCGAGAAGGCAACGCGCTTCTACGTGGACCTCGTGCGCGAGCACGGCGAGTCGGGGGCCGCCCAGTCCGGCTACGCCGAGTGCCTCAACAACCTCACCCAGGGCAAGACCGCCATGTGGTACGACGCGACGGCCGCCGCCGGATCGCTCGAAGCCGCCAAGTCCCCGGTCAAGGGCAAGATCGGCTATGTGGCCGCGCCGGTGGAGCGGACGAAGAGCTCCGGGTGGCTCTACACCTGGGCGTGGGGC contains:
- a CDS encoding ABC transporter substrate-binding protein, whose protein sequence is MRTRSRPRPRALTAAAAGALLAPLLAGCWTGAGGTGSGGDSINVLMVNNPQMVELQKLTAAHFTKETGIKVNFTVLPENDVRDKISQDFANQAGQYDVATLSNYEIPIYARNGWLHDVGSYAHQDKGYDEKDILPPMRQSLTGDDGKLYGQPFYGESSFLMYRKDVFEKAGLTMPAKPTWRQVAKLAAQVDGERPGMKGICLRGLPGWGEVMAPLTTVVNTFGGTWFDKSWKARLDSPEFEKATRFYVDLVREHGESGAAQSGYAECLNNLTQGKTAMWYDATAAAGSLEAAKSPVKGKIGYVAAPVERTKSSGWLYTWAWGLQKASKNPDKAWKFISWASGKEYEELVGEKIGWSNVPAGKRASTYANPAYRKEAAAFQDVTRAAIEGARPRDPGLQPRPAPGIQFVGIPEFTDLGTKVSQEISAAIAGRQSVASALEKSQDLAEKISEEYEGR